One segment of Streptomyces sp. NA02950 DNA contains the following:
- a CDS encoding lantibiotic dehydratase — MGVRVYEYVDAAMLRAVAWPPGHQVRSWPDPTGGVASWRLWLERLLQMPGFAAALEQASPVLARSVWEICDGRKMPEPAVRKAVLAVMRYLLRASSRATPFGLFAGVAPARIADVPTVHIGTGHRAVAKPDAAWLTAVIERLETDPALLPRLTVQAHALAVEKDGHLILEHRGGGSSGGPPAHVRVRATTPVMSAMDAARRPIRAQDLASKLSADFPHVPAEVIDKLLADLTAQRLLLTNLRCPITTTDALGRLLNALDAAEAENIATVANTTAQLRQIADALARHNTTATRAREQRAQLTNAMQSLSSCSGPALGVDLRLEGEVTIPYAVATEAARAATALVRLAHHPFLSRAWASWHSRFLERYGPRALVPILDAVDGDTGLGYPAGFLGGPPAPESGPLAERDMKLLALAQNAALRRQHEIVLDDAMIADLTTAGSDMRVQPTTELTVRVHASSTRALGAGEFTLAITGVSRTAGTVTGRFLGLLGPGDRERMAKAYAAASAATEGALTVQISAPPLHVDTENVARAPRAMPAVLAVGECHDHDDNGRVLLEDIVVTADAQRLYLISRTRHRPLEFVTLNAVEPVHRTHPLVRFLTEVTNAMSVPCTTFDWGAATNLPFLPALRYRRTILSPARWLLTAAELAAREADGAQWDRSLAAWRDQVAAPSTVYAGDGDQRIRLDLTEPAHRALLRAQVQRDGAAVLRAETAADAGWIGGRAHELVIPLAVGGEPQRAPQWLDGGQSVGREHGHLPGCDGRFLIKLYGRPDRFGSILTRHLPGLLTELDSRARWWFLPYRDPDDHLRLRLVVPTDRATSTPAAIGAWARRLRQAGLISRVQWDTDFPETARFGGTLAIDAVEAYFAADSEAAVAQIACSVTKGSPDTRALTAASLLDLTTSLIGNPAEAMTWLIDHARTTSTAPARALYDQAVTLGNPHGHGHLARQPGGERIVARWAQRREALAAYKAVLDTASTARATTLLPELLHLHHTRISGLDLDAERQCLHLARAAALSWTARGRSGS, encoded by the coding sequence ATGGGGGTGCGGGTGTACGAGTACGTCGATGCAGCGATGCTGCGGGCCGTGGCCTGGCCGCCGGGGCACCAGGTCCGGTCATGGCCCGATCCGACCGGAGGTGTGGCGTCCTGGCGGTTGTGGCTGGAGCGGCTGTTGCAGATGCCCGGCTTCGCAGCCGCCTTAGAGCAGGCAAGTCCCGTGCTGGCCCGCAGCGTCTGGGAGATCTGCGACGGAAGGAAGATGCCCGAGCCCGCCGTGCGGAAGGCGGTCCTGGCCGTCATGCGTTACCTGCTGCGCGCTTCAAGCCGGGCCACACCGTTCGGCCTGTTCGCCGGGGTGGCGCCTGCCCGGATCGCTGACGTGCCGACGGTGCACATCGGCACCGGACACCGGGCCGTCGCCAAGCCAGACGCTGCGTGGCTGACCGCGGTGATCGAACGGCTGGAAACCGACCCCGCGCTCCTGCCGCGCCTGACGGTCCAGGCCCACGCGCTGGCGGTCGAGAAGGACGGCCACCTGATTCTCGAACACCGCGGGGGCGGCAGCTCCGGCGGTCCCCCGGCCCACGTCCGGGTCCGCGCCACCACACCCGTCATGTCGGCCATGGACGCGGCACGCCGCCCTATCCGGGCGCAGGACCTCGCGTCCAAGCTCAGCGCCGACTTCCCCCACGTGCCTGCGGAGGTCATCGACAAGCTGCTGGCGGACCTAACTGCCCAGCGCCTCCTGCTCACGAACCTGCGCTGCCCGATCACAACAACAGATGCGCTGGGTCGTCTCCTGAATGCACTCGACGCAGCGGAGGCCGAGAACATTGCCACGGTCGCCAACACCACTGCACAGCTACGCCAGATAGCCGACGCTCTGGCCCGGCACAACACCACCGCCACCCGAGCGCGAGAGCAGCGCGCCCAGCTCACCAACGCGATGCAGAGCCTCAGCTCCTGTTCCGGGCCCGCGCTCGGTGTCGATCTGCGGCTCGAGGGAGAGGTGACGATCCCGTATGCGGTCGCCACCGAGGCCGCGCGGGCGGCGACGGCACTGGTACGGCTGGCCCACCACCCCTTCCTCAGCCGCGCCTGGGCGAGCTGGCACAGCCGCTTCCTGGAACGCTACGGCCCGCGCGCTCTAGTACCGATCCTGGACGCCGTGGACGGCGATACCGGCCTGGGCTATCCGGCCGGCTTCCTCGGCGGGCCACCCGCCCCGGAGAGCGGCCCGTTGGCCGAGCGGGATATGAAACTGCTGGCGCTTGCGCAGAACGCGGCGCTGCGACGCCAGCACGAGATCGTTCTGGACGACGCCATGATCGCCGACCTCACCACAGCAGGCTCCGACATGCGTGTCCAGCCGACCACAGAACTGACCGTGCGCGTCCACGCCTCCAGCACCCGGGCGCTGGGAGCCGGGGAGTTCACGCTCGCGATCACCGGAGTATCGCGCACCGCCGGAACGGTGACCGGCAGGTTCCTGGGCCTCCTCGGCCCCGGTGACCGCGAGCGGATGGCGAAGGCGTATGCGGCCGCGTCCGCCGCGACCGAGGGTGCCCTGACCGTACAGATCTCCGCACCCCCGCTGCATGTGGACACCGAGAACGTCGCGCGAGCTCCCCGGGCGATGCCCGCCGTCCTTGCCGTTGGCGAGTGCCACGACCACGACGACAACGGGAGGGTGCTCCTGGAAGACATCGTCGTCACCGCGGACGCGCAACGCCTCTACCTGATCTCGCGGACCCGGCACCGGCCGCTTGAGTTCGTGACCCTCAATGCAGTGGAGCCGGTTCACCGCACGCATCCGCTGGTCCGGTTCCTCACCGAGGTCACCAACGCGATGAGCGTCCCGTGCACGACCTTTGACTGGGGAGCCGCGACGAACCTGCCTTTCCTCCCCGCGCTGCGTTACCGACGAACGATCCTGTCCCCGGCGCGCTGGCTGCTCACGGCCGCTGAACTGGCCGCCCGCGAGGCAGACGGGGCCCAGTGGGACCGTTCCCTGGCCGCATGGCGGGACCAGGTGGCTGCTCCGAGCACGGTCTATGCCGGGGACGGTGACCAGCGCATCCGCCTGGACCTGACCGAGCCTGCGCACCGGGCGCTGCTGCGCGCGCAGGTGCAGCGCGACGGCGCCGCCGTACTCCGTGCGGAAACGGCCGCTGATGCGGGATGGATCGGCGGGCGCGCCCACGAGCTCGTCATCCCTCTCGCCGTGGGCGGCGAGCCGCAACGAGCACCGCAGTGGCTGGACGGCGGGCAGAGCGTCGGGCGCGAGCATGGTCACCTCCCCGGTTGCGATGGGCGTTTCCTCATCAAGCTCTACGGCCGCCCCGACCGCTTCGGCAGCATTCTCACCCGCCATCTTCCGGGCCTGCTCACCGAACTGGACAGTAGAGCGCGGTGGTGGTTCCTGCCCTACCGCGACCCCGACGACCATTTGCGGCTGCGCCTGGTCGTGCCGACCGACCGCGCCACGAGTACCCCCGCAGCGATCGGTGCCTGGGCCCGGAGACTGCGCCAGGCCGGGCTGATCTCCCGGGTGCAGTGGGACACCGATTTCCCCGAGACCGCCCGCTTCGGAGGCACCCTGGCGATCGACGCCGTCGAGGCGTACTTCGCGGCGGACTCGGAGGCTGCCGTCGCACAGATCGCTTGCAGCGTGACGAAAGGCAGTCCCGATACACGGGCCCTGACCGCCGCCAGCCTGCTCGACCTCACGACCAGCCTTATTGGGAACCCCGCCGAAGCGATGACCTGGCTGATCGACCACGCCCGGACCACCAGCACAGCTCCCGCCCGGGCCCTGTACGACCAGGCGGTCACCCTGGGGAACCCCCACGGCCACGGGCATCTGGCCCGGCAGCCTGGCGGCGAGCGGATCGTCGCCCGCTGGGCCCAGCGGCGCGAAGCGCTGGCCGCCTACAAGGCCGTGCTCGACACGGCGAGCACGGCCCGCGCGACCACTCTGCTGCCCGAACTGCTGCATCTGCACCACACCCGCATATCCGGACTCGACCTGGACGCAGAACGCCAGTGCCTGCACCTGGCCCGCGCCGCAGCGTTGAGCTGGACAGCACGAGGGAGAAGCGGCTCATGA
- a CDS encoding thiopeptide-type bacteriocin biosynthesis protein produces the protein MDNSPAWHQVNIAFPDWSRAEHTALTRLTPLLCTAEDEGAINTWFLIRKIPCWRVRYLPGPDTEHDRIGRELDALTAAGHIADWTPAIYEPEVHAFGGVEGMAAAHRLFHRDSRGLLTYLQGGGGAKNGHRREMSLMLGSILMRSAGLDWYEQGDVWARVAAHRALPTTSDQRSSDRLQAAVHRLITVDAEDQMSEGGPLAHAAGWACAYAAAGQELAHLAASGALHRGLRNILAHHVIFAWNRIGLPYATQAALAATATTVIFGPDPTAEDGVGAVNTDTTATASGPPSAPH, from the coding sequence ATGGACAACTCGCCCGCGTGGCACCAGGTCAACATCGCCTTCCCCGACTGGAGCCGAGCCGAGCACACCGCTCTGACCCGCCTCACCCCCCTCCTGTGCACTGCCGAGGACGAAGGCGCGATCAACACGTGGTTCCTCATCCGTAAAATCCCGTGCTGGCGGGTGCGCTACCTGCCCGGCCCCGACACCGAACACGACCGCATCGGCCGGGAGCTGGACGCTCTGACAGCCGCAGGGCACATCGCCGACTGGACACCGGCCATCTATGAACCCGAAGTGCACGCCTTCGGCGGAGTCGAAGGTATGGCAGCGGCCCACCGCCTCTTCCACCGCGACAGCCGTGGCCTCCTGACCTACCTCCAGGGCGGGGGCGGAGCCAAAAACGGACACCGTCGGGAGATGTCCCTCATGCTGGGCAGCATCCTGATGCGTTCTGCCGGCCTGGACTGGTACGAGCAGGGCGATGTCTGGGCGCGGGTTGCCGCCCACCGAGCACTGCCCACCACCTCCGACCAGAGGAGCTCCGACCGACTGCAAGCCGCCGTGCACCGGCTGATCACCGTGGACGCGGAAGACCAGATGAGCGAGGGCGGGCCCCTGGCCCATGCCGCGGGATGGGCCTGCGCCTACGCCGCCGCCGGGCAGGAGCTGGCCCACCTCGCCGCCTCAGGAGCACTGCACCGCGGACTGCGCAACATCCTGGCCCACCACGTGATCTTCGCCTGGAACCGGATCGGCCTGCCCTACGCCACTCAGGCCGCCCTCGCAGCCACCGCCACGACCGTCATATTCGGCCCCGACCCCACCGCAGAAGACGGCGTCGGCGCGGTGAACACCGACACGACCGCCACCGCCAGCGGCCCGCCCTCGGCACCCCACTGA
- a CDS encoding lanthionine synthetase C family protein: MRPIPQALAAADTIVAALTDPHTAWAAASSGRAWPQSLAGGAAGIALLHIERAHTGHGDWITAHTWISRAASEDLTAASNASLYLGAPALAFVLHAAAGSTGRYRNALEKLNEATIAVTRRRLAHAHARIGRGERPAMQEFDLIRGLAGLGAYHLVRQPHHEITADVLAYLVRLTDPLPEEGDLPPWWTDVSPSGESNPAFPGGHGNFGLAHGIGSVLALLSLALLRGLPVPGAPEAIRRICAWTDQWRQQDDTGPWWPGLISIEQATGGHIDPALRPRPSWCYGVSGTARAHQLAGLALGEPTRVQAAENAILAALRDPIQLELLPEIGLCHGTAGLLHAAWRMADQTRNPAITAELPHLADRLIVALGRPDHDPELLDGAAGAALALHTIGTGIAPASHWDTFLALA; this comes from the coding sequence ATGAGACCGATACCGCAGGCGCTGGCCGCCGCCGACACCATCGTCGCGGCGCTGACCGACCCGCACACCGCCTGGGCCGCAGCATCCAGTGGGCGAGCGTGGCCGCAATCGCTGGCCGGCGGCGCAGCGGGCATCGCCCTGCTCCACATCGAACGAGCCCACACCGGCCACGGCGACTGGATCACCGCGCACACCTGGATATCCCGGGCAGCCTCCGAGGACCTGACCGCCGCCTCCAACGCCAGCCTCTACCTCGGGGCTCCGGCCCTGGCCTTCGTCCTGCATGCCGCCGCAGGCTCCACCGGCCGGTACCGGAACGCGCTGGAGAAACTGAACGAAGCCACCATCGCAGTCACCCGTCGGCGCCTGGCCCACGCTCACGCCCGCATTGGCCGAGGCGAACGCCCCGCCATGCAAGAGTTCGACCTGATCCGCGGGCTCGCTGGGCTGGGCGCCTACCATCTCGTACGCCAACCGCACCACGAGATCACCGCCGATGTGCTGGCCTACCTGGTGCGCCTGACCGATCCCCTTCCCGAGGAAGGCGACCTCCCCCCGTGGTGGACCGACGTGTCCCCCAGCGGCGAGTCGAACCCGGCCTTCCCCGGAGGACACGGGAACTTCGGGCTGGCCCACGGCATCGGCTCCGTCCTCGCCCTGCTCTCGCTAGCTCTGCTGCGCGGCCTCCCCGTCCCCGGGGCACCGGAGGCGATCAGGCGGATCTGCGCGTGGACCGACCAGTGGCGCCAGCAGGACGACACTGGACCCTGGTGGCCGGGTCTCATCTCAATCGAACAGGCGACCGGCGGACATATCGATCCGGCTCTGCGGCCCCGGCCCTCCTGGTGCTACGGCGTCAGCGGCACCGCCCGCGCACACCAGTTGGCTGGCCTGGCATTGGGCGAGCCAACACGCGTACAGGCCGCCGAGAACGCCATTCTTGCGGCCCTGCGCGACCCGATCCAACTGGAGCTGCTCCCCGAGATCGGGCTGTGCCACGGAACGGCCGGACTGCTCCACGCCGCGTGGCGGATGGCCGACCAGACGAGGAACCCCGCGATCACTGCAGAGCTGCCGCACTTGGCCGACCGTCTGATCGTCGCGCTCGGCCGGCCCGACCACGATCCCGAACTGCTCGATGGAGCCGCTGGAGCGGCCCTCGCCCTGCACACCATAGGTACCGGAATCGCACCCGCATCGCACTGGGACACCTTTCTCGCTCTGGCTTGA